In Rhodamnia argentea isolate NSW1041297 chromosome 1, ASM2092103v1, whole genome shotgun sequence, the genomic window CATCCTAAAACTCCGTTTGTTTAGCAGAaaagaaatgattcaaaaaatatctTCTTGAAAGTTATTGCTTCCAtagattataaaaatgaatgagacaaaatattgtcattattcacaaagtatttattcacaaattgttatcgataatgaaattttttttcattgattaattatttcaagcggtaCAAGCAATTACTttcggaaaattattttccggaTCACTTATTTCTCGAAAATCAAATGGCGTCTCACGGATTTGCCATCATCAAATATCTATATGTGACCATGTGTTAGTTGACTTTTTTTGTGTAGGTAAAGAGATAATGTAATCGTTGGCTTTATGTGGTTCAATTTAATTTCGTGTTTTTCCAAATGGAGTTATTTCAGCCGGGTTTATTACTCattcggatcggatcggatcggactAAACGGTGCTTACTCCGGATTATTATTACCGTGCCAACTAAGCTATGTACTATCTTTTTGACGTGATTGCTTTCGCCACAGGATTAAATTATTGATGGGTTGGCTCGCGTTTATTATGCGCCGAACAAATCCGGTAGCTAATTTCATAAATGtctaaatttatattaaaaaaaaaagaaggtattTAAATCTTCCAACTCATTGACCGTAGATATATTAGGTGACCCTGATATTGAAAATGAACTCTcgtgcagaaaaagaaaaagaaaaatgaaaaacatcatTGGCAGCATCTAGACAGTTACTAAAGGTCTAAACCTCACTGGATCAAAACccagaaaaagacaaaaagaaaattctaaatcctaGTTTTTTCCAATCACACGTCAGCACAAAGCATTTTTTTCCTGAATGGATTACGGAGCgcgaggaaagaaaaaaaaatgaaaatagaacgGACAACGGAcgaggaggaaagaaagaaaaaagcagCCGCCGCCGGCGGACGACTGTTAATAGCCGAACAACCCGCACTTCCACAACTAACACCGCACCACCTTCTCCGAAGTTGCCCCGTCATCGTCATGgtcatcgtcatcgtcttccCTCTTCTTCGATCGACTTCATCGCCCCCTTCCACAGTCAAAACCTCTTCACCTTCAGTGTCCCTCTCGACAGAATCCAGCGCAAAAATGGAACTCCAACTCCTCCTCCAGGGTCGCCTCGACCTCAACCCCTGAAACCAGACCTCCGATGTCGCTCCTCCGCCGTGCCCCCGCCGCCCTCGCCCTCTCCCTCGCCGTCCTCGCCCTCTGCCTCCCTCCGTCGCGGTCCCAGAACGCCACCACCGGCGCCACTTGCCCTCTCAACTTCACCGTCCTCAGCGACCTCACCACCCCGCCCTCCCGCTCCTCCCTCGACGTCTCCACCGAGTGCCGCTACATCCTCCAGGGACTCCGCCTCGTCCAGTCCCGCTACCTCCAGCTCACCGGCTCCTTCCTCCCCCCGCTCAACTCCTCCGAGTCGTGCTGGGGCTCGTACCAGACCCTCATCAGCTCGTTCATCCCCAACTTCGACATCCGCCGCTCCTGCGGCTTCGAGACTTCCTGGATTTCGCAGGGATGCATGAACATCACCACCCGGTCCCAATTCGAGGCCGTCATCCCCAATTCCACATTGAGTAGCGTCGCCGCCAGCTGCAACCAGTCGCTTGAGAACAGCTCCCCCTGCGCCGTCTGCACGACCAGCTTGTCAAGCATTGCTTCCTACTTGAACGGCTCCTCGGTCGGGAATGTCTCGGATTGCACCGCCTACCCATCGATCTATGCGGCAGCGTTCGCCAATTACCTCGGGCCCACGGATTTAGGTACTGCAAAGTGCTTGTTCTCGCTCGATTTTACGGATTCGGGGAGCAATAATAGGAAGAAGGTGGTGGTGATACTGGTGGTTTTAATTGGTTGTGGGTTGGGGGTAGTTGTGGTTTTCATTGGGTTTTGGTTTTTTAGGAGGAAGCATGGGAggttgaagaggaggaggaggagagggaccGATGAGGCGGAGAGAGGGCTCGGGTTGCACAATTTCGAGGAGAGTACCACAGTGGTCAGGTTCTCATTTGAGGACATCAAGAAGGCTACTAGGAACTTCTCTAGAGATTATATCATAGGAAGAGGTGGATATGGGAATGTTTACAAGGGGTTGTTGCACGATGGCACCGAGGTCGCATTGAAGAGGTTCAAGAATTGCTCTGCTGCAGGGGACGCCAATTTCGCTCATGAAGTCGAGGTCATCGCCAGCGTAAGGCACGTGAATCTGGTCGCTCTTCGAGGGTATTGTATTGCCACGACGCAGTTCGAGGGTCACCAGAGGATCATTGTGTGTGATCTGATGAGAAATGGAAGTTTGCATGACCATTTGTTTGGGTCAACTGAGAGGAAGCTCAGTTGGCCTCTTCGTCAAAGGGTTGCACTTGGAACGGCCAGGGGGTTAGCTTATTTGCATTACGGGGCACAACCTGGAATCATACACAGGGATATTAAGGCAAGTAATATACTTTTGGACGAGAGGTTTGAGGCCAAGGTGGCTGATTTTGGTCTTGCAAAGTTTACAGCAGAGGGTATGACACATATGAGCACTCGGGTTGCCGGCACAATGGGTTATGTAGCACCCGAGTATGCATTGTATGGGCAGTTGACGGAGAGAAGTGATGTTTATAGCTTCGGCGTCGTGCTTCTTGAGCTGTTGAGTGGGAAAAAAGCACTCTCTGGTAATAATGATGGTCAGCCTTCTCTCATCACCGATTGGGCTTGGTCCTTAGTGAGGGAAGGGAGAGCTTTAG contains:
- the LOC115756727 gene encoding probable LRR receptor-like serine/threonine-protein kinase RKF3, whose protein sequence is MSLLRRAPAALALSLAVLALCLPPSRSQNATTGATCPLNFTVLSDLTTPPSRSSLDVSTECRYILQGLRLVQSRYLQLTGSFLPPLNSSESCWGSYQTLISSFIPNFDIRRSCGFETSWISQGCMNITTRSQFEAVIPNSTLSSVAASCNQSLENSSPCAVCTTSLSSIASYLNGSSVGNVSDCTAYPSIYAAAFANYLGPTDLGTAKCLFSLDFTDSGSNNRKKVVVILVVLIGCGLGVVVVFIGFWFFRRKHGRLKRRRRRGTDEAERGLGLHNFEESTTVVRFSFEDIKKATRNFSRDYIIGRGGYGNVYKGLLHDGTEVALKRFKNCSAAGDANFAHEVEVIASVRHVNLVALRGYCIATTQFEGHQRIIVCDLMRNGSLHDHLFGSTERKLSWPLRQRVALGTARGLAYLHYGAQPGIIHRDIKASNILLDERFEAKVADFGLAKFTAEGMTHMSTRVAGTMGYVAPEYALYGQLTERSDVYSFGVVLLELLSGKKALSGNNDGQPSLITDWAWSLVREGRALDVIEDNMPELGSPEVMEQYVLVAVLCSHPQLYARPTMDQVVKMLETELSVPSIPERPIPLVADMDDIERSFSSMGSGQLSTPRGFQPYTMGSECASDNIGTSSSTSK